Proteins encoded in a region of the Vicia villosa cultivar HV-30 ecotype Madison, WI linkage group LG5, Vvil1.0, whole genome shotgun sequence genome:
- the LOC131604470 gene encoding uncharacterized protein LOC131604470, whose translation MDTDTFNFNEATITYTAFIQKYHDEANAVVSDEEHIAFLALWLSRTLIPILLVAVTRKRKIKEVPTQKASEVSKSNKPSGSDSITTDKKPTSSKPPTHSKRKASQIVVSDDDDKSPPRTRQAQKKRQKAVTPLGKEKGSGSSKITSPGEKVSSEESPLKGGSNVLLVESHNSSPDNIPTKDDVGTATSDLKAFSLTIDLDNLQDKSCALSPVVEDAQSLATIIPTMLVEESHSTDDSPPTHKSENMGADRQCSGSNNAAGHPTGSEDTVSEQDAMEETSKLATVGPHETSPFGTIVSPETTSTPAPVASHSSCWKAVTDATKKGDALKLKCSEKQKEYDECEQNIKFWKQEIIKLEEKIKEAESRKATIQQISEQELIEVAHLGIQHFEAAQKLE comes from the exons ATGGATACTGATACCTTTAATTTTAACGAAGCGACAATTACTTATACTGCTTTTATCCAAAAATACCATGACGAAGCAAATGCAGTAGTTTCGGacgaagaacatattgcttttctgGCACTATGGCTTTCGAG AACACTGATTCCAATTTTACTTGTAGCCGTTActcgaaagagaaagatcaaagagGTCCCGACGCAGAAGGCTTCTGAAGTTTCGAAGAGTAAcaaaccaagtgggagtgactctATCACCACTGATAAGAAACCCACG agctcGAAGCCTCCGACACATTCGAAGCGAAAAGCTTCTCAAATAGTCGTTTCAGACGACGATGACAAATCGcctcctcgtaccagacaagccCAAAAGAAAAGACAGAAGGCCGTCACTCCTTTAGgaaaagaaaagggatctgggtCTTCGAAAATTACGTCACCGGGTGAAAAGGTATCTTCTGAAGAGTCACCTTTAAAAGGTGGTAGTAACGTTCTTCTTGTAGAAAGCCACAACTCGAGTCCAGataacattccaaccaag gatgatgttggcacaGCCACTTCTGACCTCAAAGCCTTCAGCCTCACCATTGACCTCGATAATCTCCAAG ACAAATCTTGCGCGCTTTCGCCAGTTGTCGAAGATGCTCAGTCCCTTGCGACCATTATTCCTACCATGCTAGTTGAAGAAAGCCATTCGactgatgattctccacctacccACAAAAGTGAAAATATGGGAGCAGATCGACAATGTTCAGGTAGTAACAATGCAGCTGGTCACCCAACTGGTAGTGAGGATACtgtatctgaacaagatgctatggaggaaacctCCAAGTTAGCCACAGTTGGTCCTCACGAAACTTCACCCTTTGGGACCATAGTTTCCCCTGAAACTACTTCTACGCCTGCCCCA GTGGCTTCTCATAGTTCATGTTGGAAGGCTGTTACTGATGCAACGAAGAAGGGTGATGCTCTCAAGCTTAAATGCTCAGagaaacaaaaagagtatgaCGAATGTGAGCAGAATATCAAATTCTGGAAGCAGGAAATTATTAAGCTTGAAGAGAAGATAAAAGAGGCTGAATCTCGTAAGGCAACAATTCAACAGATCAGTGAGcaagaattgattgaagttgcACATTTAGGAATCCAGCATTTCGAAGCTGCGCAGAAACTA GAATAA